The following proteins come from a genomic window of Euzebyales bacterium:
- a CDS encoding AzlC family ABC transporter permease — protein sequence MSTVVRERPQNLLTPPAPAPPATAASLVRAAGARAGLRDMAPVTVAIVPFAMVLGVTINASVVPDLVGAVMTPVLYAGSANFAVVSVLDAGGTALTAAFTALVVNARFTMYGAALAERFRDQPRWFRWLGPSFIIDQTFALSTARTERDPAWFRAYWFAAAGLIGIVFTAMAVVGILLGPIVPSGIGLEFTVPVLFVALSVSHVRDRPALAAAVAGAAVTALALDLPHGLGLLAGAVAGSATGAIARRMS from the coding sequence ATGAGCACCGTGGTCCGCGAACGGCCCCAAAACCTCCTCACGCCGCCCGCACCTGCGCCGCCGGCCACGGCGGCGTCCCTGGTGCGCGCCGCCGGTGCGCGAGCCGGGCTGCGTGACATGGCACCCGTGACCGTGGCCATCGTCCCGTTCGCGATGGTCCTCGGCGTCACGATCAACGCGTCGGTCGTTCCGGACCTCGTCGGCGCGGTGATGACGCCGGTGCTGTACGCCGGCTCGGCGAACTTCGCGGTGGTGTCGGTCCTGGATGCCGGTGGGACGGCGCTGACCGCGGCGTTCACCGCACTCGTCGTGAACGCGCGGTTCACCATGTACGGCGCCGCGTTGGCCGAGCGCTTCCGCGACCAGCCGCGCTGGTTCCGTTGGCTCGGCCCTTCGTTCATCATCGACCAGACCTTCGCGCTGTCGACCGCCAGGACGGAACGAGACCCCGCCTGGTTCCGTGCCTACTGGTTCGCGGCCGCAGGACTGATCGGCATCGTGTTCACCGCAATGGCGGTCGTCGGGATCCTGCTCGGACCGATCGTGCCGAGCGGCATCGGCCTCGAGTTCACCGTCCCTGTGCTGTTCGTCGCGCTCAGCGTGAGCCACGTGCGTGACCGGCCTGCCCTGGCCGCCGCCGTGGCCGGCGCAGCCGTGACCGCGCTCGCGCTCGACCTGCCACACGGTCTCGGTCTGCTCGCCGGCGCCGTTGCCGGTTCCGCGACCGGCGCCATCGCACGGAGGATGTCATGA
- a CDS encoding AzlD domain-containing protein translates to MNAALALLGAAAGSYVLRIAFVTLIDVERLPDAVKEALRYVGPAVTAAIVVSSLAHGEGRAGLDVSAAQVIGLLAAAVTAWRSGSLLWSLGAGMVSFTLVGLLL, encoded by the coding sequence ATGAACGCAGCACTCGCCCTGCTCGGTGCGGCCGCCGGGTCGTACGTCCTGCGCATCGCGTTCGTCACGCTGATCGACGTCGAGCGACTCCCTGACGCCGTGAAGGAGGCGCTGCGCTACGTCGGACCGGCGGTGACCGCTGCGATCGTCGTGTCTTCGCTCGCCCATGGCGAGGGCCGGGCCGGCCTGGACGTGTCCGCCGCGCAGGTCATCGGTCTGCTGGCGGCCGCGGTCACCGCGTGGCGTTCCGGTTCGCTGCTGTGGTCGCTCGGCGCCGGCATGGTCAGCTTCACCCTCGTCGGGCTGCTGCTCTAG
- a CDS encoding polysaccharide deacetylase family protein, with protein MTRDNPRDVRRSGRLAALSMLASADVVVRQPRWAAGAVAAAAPGVLFEVRTDRHLVALTFDDGPDPHVTPALLEVLARHGATATFFVMGDRAARNPAILHRIAGGGHELGNHLMGPEPTVAQALAAFERDLLRCGRLLSGIGDVRHYRPASGWIRPRQLAVARRHGYRCVLGSVTLVRDPVRRPAAAAHLLAVRVRPGAILVLHEGTADRGRIVETVDRLLTSLSRRGYRARSVSSLLGAVATDAADGRCGSTIPPGTRSSCSSPSTADRGQHLA; from the coding sequence ATGACAAGGGACAACCCGCGTGACGTGCGTCGCAGCGGCCGCCTGGCGGCGCTGTCGATGCTCGCGTCGGCCGACGTCGTGGTCCGCCAGCCACGGTGGGCCGCCGGTGCGGTGGCTGCCGCCGCGCCCGGCGTGCTCTTCGAGGTCCGGACCGACCGTCACCTGGTCGCGCTCACGTTCGACGACGGCCCCGACCCCCACGTCACGCCCGCCCTCCTCGAGGTCCTCGCCCGCCACGGTGCCACGGCGACGTTCTTCGTCATGGGTGACCGGGCTGCCCGCAACCCGGCGATCCTGCACCGCATCGCCGGCGGCGGCCACGAGTTGGGCAACCACCTGATGGGGCCGGAGCCGACCGTCGCCCAGGCGTTGGCCGCGTTCGAGCGGGACCTGCTGCGATGCGGCCGGCTGCTGTCCGGCATCGGGGACGTGCGCCACTACCGTCCGGCGTCCGGCTGGATCCGGCCGCGCCAGCTCGCCGTCGCCCGCCGGCACGGATACCGCTGCGTGCTCGGCTCGGTCACCCTGGTCCGCGACCCCGTGCGCCGGCCGGCGGCCGCGGCGCACCTCCTGGCCGTGCGGGTCCGGCCGGGCGCGATCCTCGTCCTGCACGAAGGCACCGCCGATCGGGGGCGGATCGTCGAGACCGTCGACCGGTTGCTGACGAGCCTGTCGCGCCGCGGCTACCGGGCGCGGTCGGTGTCGTCGCTGCTCGGCGCGGTCGCCACGGACGCGGCGGACGGCAGGTGCGGCTCGACGATCCCGCCGGGAACCCGGTCGAGCTGTTCGAGCCCTTCGACCGCTGATCGCGGCCAGCACCTCGCCTAG
- a CDS encoding FAD-binding and (Fe-S)-binding domain-containing protein translates to MHDRDMVQVRGLVQALRAMVRGEVDASRRRRAEYSTDASNYRVVPQVVVFPRDVDDVLAVAEVARRHGAPLTMRGGGTSIAGNAVGPGIVVDTSRHLYRVLALDPDARTARVQPGVVLSDLQAAAAPHGLRFGPDPSTGSRATLGGMIGNDSCGAHTLAWGRTADNVVALDVVDGAGRRYVAGRGLDTVTGLADLVEQHRGVVRTELGRFSRQVSGYGLQHLLPDHGADLAKALVGTEGTVVTVLEATVRLVAPPAARTLIVLGYASMAEAADDVPALVSHDPSAVEGIDARLVDVVRDHRGDGAVPDLPAGAGWLLVEVGGATVAQARHRAERLAAHAATSASRLITSASEAATLWRIRADGAGLGGRTPAGAQAWPGWEDAAVPIDRLGAYLRAFDELMASYGLDGLPYGHFGDGCIHVRIDFPLDTPATVGMFRSFLLDAAQLVAAHGGSLSGEHGDGRARGELLPLQYSPAAIDAFAAFKGLFDPDDILNPGVVVRPRPVTSDLRRPRALPIAATNGFAFGDDGGDVTAAVHRCVGVGKCRADLSGAGGFMCPSYLATRDERESTRGRARVLQEMTRGELVTDGWRSAEVHEVLDLCLSCRACASDCPAGVDMATYKAEVLHRTYRRRLRPASHYTLGWLPRWTRIAELAPRVVNRILAMGPVARTVLTAGGMDRRRTIPPFATPPLRDDLIADRRRAAGVDAGPLGSVVLWVDSFTRAFAPDVARSAAAVLADAGYDVALPGGRACCGLTWISTGQLDGARRRLRHLADVLAPHAAAGTPIVGLEPSCTAVLRSDLTELLPHDPRAAAVADAVHTLAELLTAEPPVGPAAWDPPDLSGTTVIAQPHCHQHAVMGYQADQSLLDRAGARVTTLAGCCGLAGNFGMEQGHYDVSVAVAETGLLPALRAADADTVFVADGFSCRTQAADLADATGIHLAELLADSRLATTVGGAPTPGRS, encoded by the coding sequence ATGCACGACCGAGACATGGTTCAGGTCCGTGGGCTCGTGCAGGCCCTGCGTGCGATGGTGCGGGGTGAGGTGGACGCGTCGCGGCGGCGTCGCGCGGAGTACTCGACCGACGCGTCGAACTACCGCGTCGTGCCGCAGGTGGTGGTGTTCCCCCGCGACGTCGACGACGTGCTGGCGGTCGCCGAGGTCGCGCGGCGACACGGCGCGCCGCTGACGATGCGGGGCGGTGGCACGTCTATCGCGGGCAACGCGGTCGGGCCGGGCATCGTAGTGGACACGTCCCGTCACCTGTACCGCGTGCTCGCGCTGGACCCGGATGCGCGGACCGCCCGGGTGCAACCCGGCGTGGTGTTGTCGGATCTGCAGGCGGCCGCGGCGCCGCACGGGCTGCGGTTCGGGCCCGACCCGTCGACGGGGTCGCGGGCGACGCTGGGCGGGATGATCGGGAACGACTCGTGCGGCGCCCACACGCTGGCGTGGGGCCGCACCGCCGACAACGTGGTCGCGCTGGACGTCGTCGACGGCGCCGGCCGACGGTACGTCGCGGGCCGGGGGCTGGACACGGTCACGGGCCTGGCCGACCTTGTCGAGCAGCACCGTGGCGTGGTGCGCACCGAGCTCGGCCGGTTCTCGCGGCAGGTCTCCGGCTATGGGCTGCAGCACCTGCTCCCTGACCACGGCGCCGATCTCGCCAAGGCGCTGGTGGGCACGGAGGGCACCGTGGTCACGGTGCTGGAGGCAACGGTCCGCCTCGTCGCGCCGCCTGCGGCCCGGACTCTGATCGTACTGGGCTACGCCTCCATGGCCGAGGCCGCCGACGACGTACCCGCGTTGGTGTCGCACGACCCGTCGGCCGTCGAGGGGATCGACGCGCGGCTGGTCGACGTCGTCCGCGACCACCGGGGCGATGGAGCGGTGCCGGACCTGCCCGCCGGTGCGGGCTGGCTGCTGGTCGAGGTGGGCGGTGCGACCGTCGCCCAGGCGCGACACCGCGCCGAACGGCTCGCCGCACACGCGGCCACGTCGGCCTCGCGCCTGATCACGTCCGCCAGCGAGGCGGCGACGTTGTGGCGGATCCGTGCGGACGGCGCCGGGCTGGGAGGACGCACGCCGGCCGGCGCGCAGGCGTGGCCGGGCTGGGAAGACGCCGCGGTGCCGATCGACCGGTTGGGAGCGTACCTGCGGGCCTTCGACGAGCTGATGGCCTCCTACGGGCTCGACGGGCTCCCGTACGGTCACTTCGGCGACGGCTGCATCCACGTGCGGATCGACTTCCCGCTCGACACGCCCGCCACCGTGGGCATGTTCCGGTCGTTCCTTCTCGACGCGGCGCAGCTGGTCGCCGCGCACGGCGGATCGCTGTCGGGTGAGCATGGCGACGGCCGCGCCCGCGGCGAGCTGTTGCCGCTGCAGTACTCGCCCGCGGCGATCGACGCGTTCGCCGCGTTCAAGGGGCTGTTCGACCCCGACGACATCCTCAACCCGGGCGTGGTGGTCCGGCCGCGTCCGGTGACGTCGGACCTGCGCCGCCCCCGCGCGCTGCCGATCGCTGCCACAAACGGGTTCGCATTCGGCGACGACGGCGGCGATGTGACGGCGGCCGTGCACCGCTGCGTCGGTGTCGGCAAGTGCCGGGCGGACCTGAGCGGCGCAGGCGGGTTCATGTGCCCGTCGTACCTGGCGACACGGGACGAGCGGGAGTCGACCCGTGGACGGGCGCGGGTGTTGCAGGAGATGACCCGCGGCGAGTTGGTCACCGACGGCTGGCGCTCAGCGGAGGTGCACGAGGTGCTGGACCTGTGCCTGTCGTGCAGGGCGTGCGCCAGCGACTGCCCGGCCGGCGTCGACATGGCCACCTACAAGGCCGAGGTCCTGCACCGCACGTACCGGCGGCGGCTGCGACCCGCGAGCCACTACACGCTCGGCTGGCTGCCGCGGTGGACGCGCATCGCCGAGCTGGCACCGCGGGTCGTCAACCGCATCCTGGCGATGGGGCCGGTCGCGCGGACCGTGCTGACCGCCGGCGGGATGGACCGCCGCCGCACCATCCCCCCCTTCGCGACCCCACCGCTGCGCGACGACCTCATCGCGGACCGGCGCCGCGCGGCGGGTGTCGACGCGGGACCCTTGGGGTCGGTGGTGCTGTGGGTCGACTCGTTCACCCGCGCGTTCGCTCCCGACGTCGCCCGGTCCGCCGCCGCCGTCCTGGCCGACGCCGGCTACGACGTCGCCCTGCCCGGCGGGCGTGCCTGCTGCGGGTTGACGTGGATCTCGACCGGCCAGCTCGACGGCGCGCGCCGCCGACTGCGCCACCTTGCTGACGTCCTCGCGCCGCACGCCGCCGCCGGCACACCGATCGTTGGCCTCGAGCCGTCGTGCACCGCCGTGTTGCGGTCCGACCTGACCGAGCTGCTCCCCCACGACCCCCGCGCCGCCGCCGTCGCTGACGCCGTCCACACCCTCGCCGAGCTGCTCACCGCCGAGCCGCCGGTCGGTCCCGCCGCCTGGGACCCGCCCGACCTGTCCGGCACGACCGTGATCGCGCAGCCCCACTGCCACCAGCACGCCGTCATGGGCTACCAGGCCGACCAGTCCCTGCTGGACCGCGCCGGCGCACGCGTCACCACGCTGGCCGGCTGCTGCGGGCTGGCCGGCAACTTCGGCATGGAGCAGGGCCACTACGACGTGTCGGTCGCCGTCGCCGAGACCGGGCTGTTGCCCGCGCTGCGCGCCGCCGACGCCGACACGGTGTTCGTGGCCGACGGCTTCTCCTGCCGCACCCAGGCCGCCGACCTCGCCGACGCCACGGGCATCCACCTCGCCGAGCTCCTTGCCGACAGTCGGCTGGCCACCACTGTCGGCGGCGCACCCACGCCGGGCCGGTCCTAG
- a CDS encoding M1 family metallopeptidase — translation MVAVRARFPHAVLLRAVVLAVLTGQGSAIAAPSAPGGPRYTAGVPGAGDAYFPYAGNGGYDVRRYDLDLDYTPPSPSPAPLTGHLDGVATIDLVATQDLDRFNLDLRGLDVSSVTVNGKPAAEVAPPAEGEEVEGAAYWQVQDDAARVWELTIQPRPKLKAGRRAEVVIGYGGETTRPRDIEGFLYGWVTTRDGAMVVGEPEGTMTWYPVSDHPTDKATYTFEITVPEGKAAVANGLPAREPITANGRTTWFWDAPDPHVSYLTTASVGDYELRASETADGLPVIDAIDDGLTTAQRATTETSLAQQPAMIEFFASQFGAYPFNSYGSIVDDDSVGYALETQTRPVYSRQASESTVAHELAHQWFGNTVSPQRWQDIWLNEGWATYCSWLWAEHDGGPTAQSQFEEVMAIPADDSFWDVAIADPAPTGLFVDPVYDRGAATLHALRVKIGYDAFFAGARLWLERYEDGDATTEDFEAVYEEVSGLDLAAFFDVWLRQSEKPTSG, via the coding sequence ATGGTTGCTGTCCGTGCCAGATTCCCGCATGCAGTGCTCCTGCGTGCGGTCGTACTCGCCGTCCTCACCGGCCAGGGGAGCGCGATCGCGGCGCCGAGCGCTCCGGGGGGACCGCGCTACACCGCAGGCGTGCCGGGGGCCGGCGACGCCTACTTCCCGTACGCCGGCAACGGCGGATACGACGTCCGTCGCTACGACCTCGACCTGGACTACACGCCACCCTCCCCATCACCCGCGCCACTGACCGGCCACCTCGACGGCGTCGCCACCATCGACCTCGTCGCCACGCAGGACCTCGACCGGTTCAACCTCGACCTGCGGGGATTGGACGTCTCCTCCGTGACGGTCAACGGCAAACCCGCGGCCGAGGTCGCGCCGCCGGCGGAGGGCGAGGAGGTCGAGGGCGCGGCGTACTGGCAGGTCCAGGACGACGCCGCACGCGTGTGGGAACTCACGATCCAACCTCGCCCGAAGCTCAAGGCTGGCAGACGCGCGGAGGTCGTCATCGGCTACGGGGGCGAGACGACGCGTCCGCGCGACATCGAGGGCTTCCTATACGGCTGGGTGACGACGCGTGACGGCGCGATGGTCGTCGGTGAGCCCGAGGGGACCATGACCTGGTACCCGGTCAGCGACCACCCGACGGACAAGGCGACGTACACGTTCGAGATCACCGTGCCCGAAGGCAAGGCGGCCGTGGCCAACGGCCTGCCAGCCCGCGAGCCGATCACCGCGAACGGCCGGACCACGTGGTTCTGGGACGCGCCCGATCCGCACGTCAGCTACCTCACGACCGCGTCGGTCGGCGACTACGAGCTGCGCGCCTCCGAGACGGCCGATGGCCTGCCGGTCATCGACGCGATCGACGACGGCCTGACCACCGCCCAACGCGCAACCACCGAGACGAGCCTCGCCCAGCAACCCGCGATGATCGAGTTCTTCGCATCGCAGTTCGGTGCCTACCCGTTCAACTCCTACGGCTCGATCGTCGACGACGACAGCGTCGGCTACGCGCTCGAGACCCAGACCCGTCCCGTCTACTCCCGCCAGGCGAGCGAGAGCACGGTCGCGCACGAGCTCGCACACCAGTGGTTCGGCAACACGGTCAGCCCGCAGCGCTGGCAGGACATCTGGCTCAACGAGGGCTGGGCGACCTACTGCTCGTGGCTGTGGGCCGAGCACGACGGGGGACCTACGGCGCAGAGCCAGTTCGAAGAGGTCATGGCCATCCCGGCGGATGACAGCTTCTGGGACGTCGCGATCGCCGATCCGGCCCCGACCGGGCTGTTCGTGGACCCGGTCTATGACCGTGGCGCGGCGACGCTGCACGCACTGCGGGTCAAGATCGGCTACGACGCGTTCTTCGCCGGCGCCAGGCTGTGGCTGGAGCGCTACGAGGACGGTGACGCCACGACCGAGGACTTCGAAGCGGTCTACGAAGAGGTGTCCGGGCTCGACCTGGCGGCCTTCTTCGATGTGTGGCTGCGCCAATCGGAGAAGCCGACGTCCGGGTAG